In Toxoplasma gondii ME49 chromosome X, whole genome shotgun sequence, a single genomic region encodes these proteins:
- a CDS encoding hypothetical protein (encoded by transcript TGME49_237240): MTVLDKDEVFRRAVAAVLAQWTILNLAVEHSWGGRGPQRRRQDLYEWIVNTFSTSRVNSTWLAGELSLKLEGMFHVIAEDESDVEVAELLVALHASTRRGDFSLAKEILERHQSCAAAASVDGSRHRQPGALGEDVEGNAGHMSDSSSDQECDMEEDLAGLMANASMTPIGCDGPPATRTRSRTAAREAENARKGEPGEDEWIQVSRGNRRPRG; the protein is encoded by the exons ATGACTGTTCTAGACAAGGACGAAGTCTTCAGGCGGGCGGTCGCCGCCGTTCTTGCTCAGTG GACAATTCTGAATTTGGCAGTGGAGCACTCGTGGGGAGGCCGAGGACCCCAGCGGCGCCGCCAAGACCTCTATGAGTGGATTGTCAACACGTTCAGCACGA gtCGAGTTAACTCCACGTGGCTGGCGGGCGAGTTGAGCTTGAAGTTGGAAGGCATGTTCCACGTGATTGCTGAGGATGAGTCCGAC GTGGAAGTCGCTGAGCTTTTGGTGGCTCTGCACGCGAGCACGCGCCGCGGGgatttttctctcgcgaagGAGATTCTGGAGAGACATCAAAGTTGCGCCGCAGCTGCTTCGGTCGATGGCTCGCGGCACCGACAGCCTGGCGCTCTGGGCGAGGATGTAGAGGGAAATGCAGGCCACATGA GCGACTCGTCCTCAGATCAAGAATGTGACATGGAGGAGGACCTCGCTGGTCTCATGGCGAACGCCAGCATGACGCCGATTGGCTGCGATGGTCCCCCAG CGACACGAACGCGATCGCGGACAGCAGCtcgagaagcggagaacgCCCGCAAAGGCGAACCTGGGGAAGACGAATGGATTCAAGTTTCTCGCGGCAATCGTCGACCGAGAGGTTAA